A genomic segment from Perognathus longimembris pacificus isolate PPM17 chromosome 15, ASM2315922v1, whole genome shotgun sequence encodes:
- the Gpr61 gene encoding G-protein coupled receptor 61 yields MESSPIPQSSGNSSVLGRVPQTPGPSTASGVPEVGLRDIASESVALFFMLLLDLTAVAGNAAVMAVIAKTPALRKFVFVFHLCLVDLLAALTLMPLAMLSSSALFDHALFGEVACRLYLFLSVCFVSLAILSVSAINVERYYYVVHPMRYEVRMTLGLVASVLVGVWVKALAMASVPVLGRVSWEGGAPSVPPGCSLQWSHSAYCQLFVVVFAVLYFLLPLLLILVVYCSMFRVARVAAMQHGPLPTWMETPRQRSESLSSRSTMVTSSGAPQTTPHRTFGGGKAAVVLLAVGGQFLLCWLPYFSFHLYVALSPQPISTGQVESVVTWIGYFCFTSNPFFYGCLNRQIRGELSKQFVCFFKPAPEEELRLPSREGSIEENFLQFLQGTGCPAENWVSRPLPSPKQEPPAVDFRIPGQIAEETSEFLEQQLTSDIIMSDSFLRPDPSPRLES; encoded by the coding sequence ATGGAGTCCTCACCCATTCCCCAGTCTTCAGGGAATTcttctgttttggggagggtcCCTCAAACCCCAGGTCCCTCTACTGCCAGCGGGGTCCCAGAGGTGGGGCTGCGGGACATAGCTTCGGAATCTGTGGCCCTCTTCTTCATGCTTCTGCTGGACCTGACGGCGGTGGCTGGCAACGCCGCTGTGATGGCCGTCATTGCCAAGACACCTGCCCTCCGAAAATTTGTCTTCGTCTTCCACCTCTGCCTGGTCGATCTGCTGGCCGCCCTGACCCTCATGCCCCTGGCTATGCTCTCCAGCTCTGCCCTCTTTGACCATGCCCTCTTTGGGGAGGTGGCCTGCCGCCTCTACTTGTTCCTGAGTGTGTGCTTTGTCAGCCTGGCCATTCTCTCTGTGTCGGCCATCAATGTAGAGCGCTACTATTACGTGGTCCACCCCATGCGCTATGAGGTGCGCATGACTCTGGGGCTGGTGGCCTCGGTGCTGGTGGGCGTGTGGGTGAAGGCCCTGGCTATGGCTTCCGTGCCGGTGCTGGGAAGGGTCTCCTGGGAGGGGGGCGCTCCCAGTGTCCCCCCGGGCTGTTCACTCCAATGGAGCCACAGTgcctactgccagctttttgtggtggtcttcGCTGTCCTTTACTTCCTGCTGCCCCTGCTCCTCATCCTCGTGGTCTACTGCAGTATGTTCCGAGTGGCTCGCGTGGCCGCGATGCAACACGGGCCACTGCCCACGTGGATGGAGACGCCCCGGCAACGCTCCGAGTCTCTCAGTAGCCGCTCCACTATGGTCACCAGCTCCGGGGCTCCCCAGACCACCCCACACCGGACatttgggggagggaaagcagcTGTGGTTCTCCTGGCCGTGGGAGGGCAGTTTCTGCTCTGTTGGTTGCCCTACTTCTCTTTCCATCTCTATGTTGCTCTGAGCCCTCAGCCCATCTCGACTGGACAGGTGGAGAGTGTGGTGACTTGGATTGGCTACTTTTGCTTCACTTCCAACCCTTTCTTCTATGGTTGTCTCAACCGGCAGATCCGGGGGGAGCTTAGCAAGCAGTTTGTCTGCTTCTTCAAGCCAGCTCCAGAGGAGGAGCTGAGGCTACCAAGCCGGGAGGGCTCAATCGAGGAGAACTTCCTACAGTTCCTCCAAGGGACTGGCTGTCCAGCAGAGAACTGGGTTTCCCGACCCCTACCCAGTCCCAAACAGGAACCTCCTGCTGTAGACTTTCGGATCCCAGGACAAATAGCTGAAGAGACCTCCGAGTTCCTGGAGCAGCAACTCACCAGTGACATCATAATGTCAGACAGCTTCCTCCGTCCTGACCCCTCACCTCGACTGGAGTCATGA